The following proteins are co-located in the Heptranchias perlo isolate sHepPer1 chromosome 30, sHepPer1.hap1, whole genome shotgun sequence genome:
- the LOC137299958 gene encoding pyruvate dehydrogenase (acetyl-transferring) kinase isozyme 2, mitochondrial-like isoform X2 has translation MKFVRFLMKNSVLANVPKHIDHFSKFSPSPLSIKQFLDFGSTNACEKTSFMFLRQELPVRLSNIMKEINLLPDRLLGTPSVQLVQSWYVQSLTDILEFYDRNPDDHSALSGFTDALITIRNRHNDVIPTMAQGVIEYKESFGEDSITSQNVQYFLDRFYMSRISIRMLINQHTLIFDGTTNPAHPKHIGSIDPDCEVVDVVRDAYETAKLLCDQYYMDSPALEVDEHNVSGSGPVHIVYVPSHLYHMLFELFKNAMRATVESHESSPRLPSIKVRVALGGEDVTVKMSDKGGGVPLSKIDRLFSYMYSTAPTPHLGSSGGTPLAGFGYGLPISRLYAKYFQGDLQLYTMEGYGTDAVIYLKALSKDSVERLPVYNKSAWRHYQHSHEADDWCVPSSDPKNLAVHKIQQ, from the exons GCTCAACAAATGCCTGTGAGAAGACCTCCTTTATGTTTCTGAGGCAAGAGCTGCCTGTGAGACTCTCTAATATTATGAAGGAAATCAACCTTCTCCCAGACCGGCTACTTGGCACACCCTCCGTTCAGTTAGTCCAAAGCTG GTATGTCCAGAGTCTCACGGATATTCTTGAGTTTTATGATCGGAACCCTGATGATCACAGTGCATTATCagg TTTTACAGATGCATTAATCACAATCCGGAACAGGCACAATGATGTCATTCCAACGATGGCTCAAGGTGTGATAGAATATAAGGAATCATTTGGGGAAGACAGCATCACCAGTCAGAATGTGCAGTACTTTCTGGATCGATTCTACATGAGTCGCATTTCCATTCGAATGCTCATCAATCAGCACA CACTCATTTTTGATGGCACAACAAATCCAGCTCATCCTAAGCACATAGGCAGTATTGATCCAGACTGTGAAGTTGTAGATGTTGTTAGGG ATGCATATGAAACTGCCAAATTGCTTTGTGACCAGTATTATATGGACTCCCCTGCACTAGAAGTGGACGAACACAATG TGAGTGGTTCAGGACCTGTCCATATTGTTTATGTGCCATCTCATCTCTACCACATGCTGTTTGAACTTTTCAAA AATGCCATGAGAGCCACAGTGGAAAGTCATGAATCCAGTCCTCGTCTTCCATCTATCAAAGTAAGAGTTGCACTGGGTGGAGAGGATGTCACAGTTAAG ATGAGTGACAAAGGTGGAGGTGTCCCCCTGAGTAAGATAGACCGGCTGTTCAGTTACATGTATAGCACAGCTCCCACACCACACTTGGGAAGTTCTGGAGGAACACCACTG GCTGGTTTTGGCTATGGGCTGCCTATTTCAAGACTTTATGCCAAGTACTTTCAGGGAGACCTTCAGCTCTATACTATGGAGGGTTATGGGACCGATGCAGTCATTTACCTAAAG GCTCTATCGAAAGACTCAGTAGAGAGACTACCAGTCTATAACAAATCTGCCTGGCGGCATTACCAACATAGCCATGAGGCTGATGATTGGTGTGTACCTAGTAGTGATCCAAAGAATTTGGCTGTACACAAGATCCAGCAGTGA
- the LOC137299958 gene encoding pyruvate dehydrogenase (acetyl-transferring) kinase isozyme 2, mitochondrial-like isoform X1, with the protein MKFVRFLMKNSVLANVPKHIDHFSKFSPSPLSIKQFLDFGSTNACEKTSFMFLRQELPVRLSNIMKEINLLPDRLLGTPSVQLVQSWYVQSLTDILEFYDRNPDDHSALSGFTDALITIRNRHNDVIPTMAQGVIEYKESFGEDSITSQNVQYFLDRFYMSRISIRMLINQHTLIFDGTTNPAHPKHIGSIDPDCEVVDVVRDAYETAKLLCDQYYMDSPALEVDEHNAVSGSGPVHIVYVPSHLYHMLFELFKNAMRATVESHESSPRLPSIKVRVALGGEDVTVKMSDKGGGVPLSKIDRLFSYMYSTAPTPHLGSSGGTPLAGFGYGLPISRLYAKYFQGDLQLYTMEGYGTDAVIYLKALSKDSVERLPVYNKSAWRHYQHSHEADDWCVPSSDPKNLAVHKIQQ; encoded by the exons GCTCAACAAATGCCTGTGAGAAGACCTCCTTTATGTTTCTGAGGCAAGAGCTGCCTGTGAGACTCTCTAATATTATGAAGGAAATCAACCTTCTCCCAGACCGGCTACTTGGCACACCCTCCGTTCAGTTAGTCCAAAGCTG GTATGTCCAGAGTCTCACGGATATTCTTGAGTTTTATGATCGGAACCCTGATGATCACAGTGCATTATCagg TTTTACAGATGCATTAATCACAATCCGGAACAGGCACAATGATGTCATTCCAACGATGGCTCAAGGTGTGATAGAATATAAGGAATCATTTGGGGAAGACAGCATCACCAGTCAGAATGTGCAGTACTTTCTGGATCGATTCTACATGAGTCGCATTTCCATTCGAATGCTCATCAATCAGCACA CACTCATTTTTGATGGCACAACAAATCCAGCTCATCCTAAGCACATAGGCAGTATTGATCCAGACTGTGAAGTTGTAGATGTTGTTAGGG ATGCATATGAAACTGCCAAATTGCTTTGTGACCAGTATTATATGGACTCCCCTGCACTAGAAGTGGACGAACACAATG CAGTGAGTGGTTCAGGACCTGTCCATATTGTTTATGTGCCATCTCATCTCTACCACATGCTGTTTGAACTTTTCAAA AATGCCATGAGAGCCACAGTGGAAAGTCATGAATCCAGTCCTCGTCTTCCATCTATCAAAGTAAGAGTTGCACTGGGTGGAGAGGATGTCACAGTTAAG ATGAGTGACAAAGGTGGAGGTGTCCCCCTGAGTAAGATAGACCGGCTGTTCAGTTACATGTATAGCACAGCTCCCACACCACACTTGGGAAGTTCTGGAGGAACACCACTG GCTGGTTTTGGCTATGGGCTGCCTATTTCAAGACTTTATGCCAAGTACTTTCAGGGAGACCTTCAGCTCTATACTATGGAGGGTTATGGGACCGATGCAGTCATTTACCTAAAG GCTCTATCGAAAGACTCAGTAGAGAGACTACCAGTCTATAACAAATCTGCCTGGCGGCATTACCAACATAGCCATGAGGCTGATGATTGGTGTGTACCTAGTAGTGATCCAAAGAATTTGGCTGTACACAAGATCCAGCAGTGA
- the LOC137299958 gene encoding pyruvate dehydrogenase (acetyl-transferring) kinase isozyme 2, mitochondrial-like isoform X3 yields MFLRQELPVRLSNIMKEINLLPDRLLGTPSVQLVQSWYVQSLTDILEFYDRNPDDHSALSGFTDALITIRNRHNDVIPTMAQGVIEYKESFGEDSITSQNVQYFLDRFYMSRISIRMLINQHTLIFDGTTNPAHPKHIGSIDPDCEVVDVVRDAYETAKLLCDQYYMDSPALEVDEHNAVSGSGPVHIVYVPSHLYHMLFELFKNAMRATVESHESSPRLPSIKVRVALGGEDVTVKMSDKGGGVPLSKIDRLFSYMYSTAPTPHLGSSGGTPLAGFGYGLPISRLYAKYFQGDLQLYTMEGYGTDAVIYLKALSKDSVERLPVYNKSAWRHYQHSHEADDWCVPSSDPKNLAVHKIQQ; encoded by the exons ATGTTTCTGAGGCAAGAGCTGCCTGTGAGACTCTCTAATATTATGAAGGAAATCAACCTTCTCCCAGACCGGCTACTTGGCACACCCTCCGTTCAGTTAGTCCAAAGCTG GTATGTCCAGAGTCTCACGGATATTCTTGAGTTTTATGATCGGAACCCTGATGATCACAGTGCATTATCagg TTTTACAGATGCATTAATCACAATCCGGAACAGGCACAATGATGTCATTCCAACGATGGCTCAAGGTGTGATAGAATATAAGGAATCATTTGGGGAAGACAGCATCACCAGTCAGAATGTGCAGTACTTTCTGGATCGATTCTACATGAGTCGCATTTCCATTCGAATGCTCATCAATCAGCACA CACTCATTTTTGATGGCACAACAAATCCAGCTCATCCTAAGCACATAGGCAGTATTGATCCAGACTGTGAAGTTGTAGATGTTGTTAGGG ATGCATATGAAACTGCCAAATTGCTTTGTGACCAGTATTATATGGACTCCCCTGCACTAGAAGTGGACGAACACAATG CAGTGAGTGGTTCAGGACCTGTCCATATTGTTTATGTGCCATCTCATCTCTACCACATGCTGTTTGAACTTTTCAAA AATGCCATGAGAGCCACAGTGGAAAGTCATGAATCCAGTCCTCGTCTTCCATCTATCAAAGTAAGAGTTGCACTGGGTGGAGAGGATGTCACAGTTAAG ATGAGTGACAAAGGTGGAGGTGTCCCCCTGAGTAAGATAGACCGGCTGTTCAGTTACATGTATAGCACAGCTCCCACACCACACTTGGGAAGTTCTGGAGGAACACCACTG GCTGGTTTTGGCTATGGGCTGCCTATTTCAAGACTTTATGCCAAGTACTTTCAGGGAGACCTTCAGCTCTATACTATGGAGGGTTATGGGACCGATGCAGTCATTTACCTAAAG GCTCTATCGAAAGACTCAGTAGAGAGACTACCAGTCTATAACAAATCTGCCTGGCGGCATTACCAACATAGCCATGAGGCTGATGATTGGTGTGTACCTAGTAGTGATCCAAAGAATTTGGCTGTACACAAGATCCAGCAGTGA